Sequence from the Vibrio alfacsensis genome:
GCTAGAATTTGCATCGCCTGCTTTTTGGCTTCGTCTTTGCCCATACCCGAGACTTTTACTGGAGCCTCAATAAGGTTCTCAATCACAGTCATGTGCGGCCATAAATTGTACTGTTGAAACACCATGCCGACTTTACGACGAAGCGCTAACCCTTGCTTTTCTTTGATTTCTTGCGAAAAGTCGAACTCATCACTTGCGATGTTTAAACAGCCATTATCGGCGTTCTCCAATAGGTTTAGAACACGAAGAAGAGAGCTCTTCCCTGCGCCACTAGGGCCAAGTAACACAAGCGTTTCACCACTTTCACAATTAAAACTTACATCGTGAAGAACTTGCGTGTTTCCGTAGGATTTATTGATGCTTTTAACTTGAATACTCATGCTGACATACTGCATTAATTGTCACTTTGAGCTTATACTAGCAAGAAAGAAATTTTATGCAATAAAATGTATAAAAATTTAATTTGTTAATTTATTGTATGAAAAACAATCAGTCGCACAGAGTTTATGGCTGGTGTGATGAGTACTTAAGGGACATCATTATTGCAAGGTTGGTTGCGTTACCAGTATGGAGGGTATAAATGGAAAAAACAGAAGAAGAGGCGATTGCCTCTTCCTTCAAACATGGGCTCATATGCTCCAAACACTCTGTACGTGCGTGAATTAGTGCCAATCAATACATCGTATTGCCGTTTAGTGTTTCTTGTGGGATTTCCTGAAGCGCATCCCAGTGTTCGACAATTTTGCCATTGAGATCGAAACGGAAGAAATCCATCGTGACGTATTCCACATTATCAGGCCACGTTTGATGGGTGTGCAATGCCACTAAGTTGCCCTCAGCCACAGCCCGAACAAACATGATGTCTTTCTCAGGATACTCAGCTTGCATTCGCTCAAAATATTCAATGAATGGCTCAGTGCCATTACCCACCAGCGGATTGTGTTGGATGTACTCATCGCCAACAAACAGCTCAACGGCTTTACGGGGATTACCTCGATAAGCCATATCATAAAATGCGATAGCGTTACGTTTGTTCTCTTCCGTGTCTATTTGCATCGTGTTCATTGTTCTCTCCTGTATCGGTCCCTGCTAAGGCAGTCCGAGTCGAATACATCAACTCAGGCTAAAATGGCGAGACGGTTATTTCAGAACGGTACTTCTGTCCTTAGGTGTTACTCGACCGGTTTTAATTGCACTCGCCATGTGCTTAATGATTGGGCTTACTTCACCTTTACTGTTTTCCAAAAAGTATGTGTGGCCCTTGATATCAAATTGATTATTGAAGTCATCACAGTCCACTTCATATACTTTACTCGGTAACTTAGACAGGTCTTCCGGGCCTGTCATGCCCAATCGACGGGATAAGGTTTTATTCTTAATATTAGCAATCTTGGATGCAGGCATTGCAAAATCATCGTTCGCGAAATAAACCAGTATGTTTCGCCCCGAATCAACAATAAATCGCCCGTCTTCGTTTTTTTCTAGAACTTCATTTTCCACATCAGACGCAATCATAAACACGTTACGAAAAAGCTGTGGCATATTCCCTGCTGCATACTTTCTCGCCCATTCTTGCAACGCGTTTTTCATCACTCGATTGCCCATAGAATGTGCTAATACATTAATGCGCTTATAACATGGCTCCTTTTGCTGCAACTCATCTCTGCGCCATGTATCAAACTTACCCAATAAGCGAGCAAAGGCAGAACCACTAAAATCGGCGGCTTCTTGATCATCCCAATAGTCATCAATGATGGCAACAGCATGGTCATCATCACACGGCCAAATTAAAGGAATGACTTGTACAAGAGAGGGAGATTCATCATCCATGAGCTGTTGCAGTTTTTCCGCATTCTCAAATATGTCCCCCTCCATGTTGTTATTAAAACCATGGATATAAAACAGCAGCTGAGTTTCATCCGGTAAGGCCTTTAACCTGGCAAAAAAGTGTTCACTCATGATTTCAACGTAGTCATCTTGCCCATTTCGCTCACAGAAATAGAGATTTTGGGAAACAGAGACATTATTAGAATCAAAACTGATATGTCGCCCGCGTTTCGAACGTGCTGACTGCTTGGGTGTGCGGTTGGTAATAAATAACATGGTGATTCCTCATTTCCTTATGAAATCTAAACCTAGAGCTTAGAGCTTAGAGCTTAGAGCTTAGAGCTTAGAATCTATCCTAGTTGGTCGACGCTGTGTGTATTGTCTCAATTTTATGACTATACCCAAGTAACCTCGAGGCTCTTGAGTATATTGAATATAAAAAAACCTCCGCAACGATAAGTCGACGGAGGTTCAATTTTATACTGACACTTGAATCAAACATTCATAGTAACGGCATTACTACTTTCTGCGCTTATAGACCACACAGAAGTTGCCTCGTTTCGTTCGGCATTTAGAACAACGCTCGCAGTCCACTTCTGCTCGATTGCCCTCTTTCCAGCGTGTGATAAGTTGTGGTTCTGCTAATAATGGACGAGACAATGCAAAAAACTGAATGTTAGTGTTTTCTGCCAAGTCTTCAATCGCGGCAAAATCGTTCAAACCGCCAACAGTAATCACTGGAATATTAATATCTTGGCTGATTACTTGGCCGTACTCGTGAAAGTAACCCTCTTGTTGCAGTGTGTAGCCATCGAAAGACTCACCAACCATCGTACTTGCGTTGCCGTGAATGTTACCCGATACAATGATCGCATCCACGCCTACTTCTTCTAGCTTCTTACATACAATACGCGTTTCATCGAACGTTAAGCCGCCCTCGAAGAATTCAGTCGCGGTAAGTTTCACTAAAATTGGGAAGTCATCTCCCACCAACTTACGGGTTTCCGAATAAATCTCTACTAAGAAACGCATACGATTTTCTAAGCTACCGCCGTATTCATCATCTCGACGGTTGTAATATGGGCTCAAGAATTGGTTGATCAGGTAAGTATGCGCGGCATGGATCTCAACTCCATCAAAGCCAGATTCTTGTGCGCGCTTGCTTGCTAATGCGAACGCCTTAACGATGTAATCAATCTCATCTTTGCTCATCGCCTTGCCTTCCGTTTTTGTACCTCGTTCAGGTACATTACTTGGAGCAAAGATCACGCGCTCACCGACGTTGTAAGTCGTTTTTGTGCCGCCATAAGCAATTTGCATGACGATTTTAGAATCATGTTGGTGAACAAGATCGGTCAGCTTTTTGTATTCATCAATAAATGAATCATTGTAGATCCCCATCATACCGGCATTAGGCTTTTCTTCTTCAACGATATTGGCGTAACCGGTGACGATTAGACCAACATCACCTTTGGCAAGCTCTTCGTAGACATCATATAGCTTCTCTGTCATATGGCCGTCTTCTGTTGCCATATTTTCCCACGTCGCGCTGCGCACGAAGCGGTTTTTTAATGTCATATTGCCAATGCGGGCTTGTGAAAACAAAATGCTCAAATCGAGTCCTCATATACTGTTTTTTGTTTTAGCGGCGCAACGAAAAAGGAACAGTCACACACCACCTTGATATAAGGTGTATGTGTGACTGTTCCTTTTCTGAATTCGCGTTACATCCAATAAGCTTCGCGCAACATAACGCTGAAAAGAGTGCGTTTCCTTAATCTGGATTAAGCTTTCGTGCGTTTGTTATTTTTACATCCGAATTCCGCCATCGATTTCCAGTACCCTCCCAGTAAAATAGTCATTTTCAAGAATGTATCTGACTGCATGGGCAATCTCACTGGCGTCACCCATTCGTCCTAATGGGATCATTTGATGTAAGCGTTCAATGGCTTCCGGTTTCATTTGCTCAGCCATGGCAGTTTTGACAACGCCTGGCGCAATGGCTGCCGCGCGAATACCATATCGAGCCAGTTCCCGGGCCCAGGTTGTCGCCATCGTCGCAACCGCGGCTTTTGATGCTGAATAGTTGGTTTGTCCAATATTTCCGGCTCTTGCAACACTGGAAATATTGATAATCACACCTTGGCTACCACTTTCTATCATTTTGACCGCTGCTTCTCGCCCGCATAGAAACGTACCAGTGACGTTTACGTTCATCACTAAGTTAAACTGCTCTAGAGACATCTTAGTGATCACGCCCTCTTTTGATTTAACCAATAATCCGTCACGCAATACTCCTGCGTTATTAATTGCCATTTAATTGACCAAAATCTTGGAGTATTTCGTCAAAGGTGCTTTCGACTTCGGATTCATTTGTCACATCTAAACGATAAATAAGCGCTTTCGCACTGAGCATTCGGCACTGTTCTTGTGTCTTAAGCAATCCGGTTTCATTCACATCCAACAGAGTAAGATCAGCCCCCGCTTGAGCAAGCCGAATAGCCATCATTTGTCCAAGCCCCTGACCTGCCCCTGTAATCGCAATAACACTCTCTTTAAGCTCCATGCGAACTCCTAACGTTGATGTTTATAGAACTCAAACAAGCTAGAGAAATCGAGCTCTTCATTACCGTTTGCGTTATGAAATGCATACAAATTACGAGCAAGTGCTCCCATTGGTGTAGAAGAATGCGTTTGCAATGCCGCATCCAAACCAAGACCAAGATCTTTTAGCATCAATTTGCTCATAAAACCCGGTTGATAATGATTACTTGCCGGTGAGGAATCCATGACGCCAGGGCAAGGATTGTAGAGTTCCAACGCCCAGTTTCGACCTGAACTTTGCAACATAATGTTTGAAAGCACTTTAGGATCAAGGCCGTGATCAATTCCTAGATTTAACGCCTCACACGTCCCCGACATTAGAATGCCTAACATGAGGTTATTGCAGATTTTTGCCATTTGACCATCACCCGCTCGACCTGCATGAAATACATTTTTTCCCATGTAACGCAAGATCGCATTCGCTTTAGAGAATGCTTGATCCGTTCCTCCTACGATAAAAGTCAAAGTGGCGGCTTTAGCACCAGCTACGCCTCCCGACACCGGAGAATCAACGAACATCAAGCCTCGATTATTGGCTTCATTTGCGACTAACCGTGCCGATTCTGGATCAATCGTAGAACAATCAATGAGCAAGGTATTTTCAGCCACAAGGTGAATCAACCCCACGCTGCCATGTAAATCCCCTAAATATACGGCACGGACATGCTCGCCTGCGGGTAACATAGTAATGACGATATTGGCACCATCTACCGCTTCCTCCAATGAGCTCGCAACTTGGGCACCAAAGGTTTGAAGTTGTTTTGCCGCTTCAATATCAAGATCGAACACTTGCACATTAAACCCCGATGCAAGTAAGTTTTGTGCCATCGGACTGCCCATGTTCCCTAAGCCAATAAATGCTATGGTACTCATGTTGTTCTCCTTATTTTCCTAACTGTGCGAGTGGGTGTGCGTCTTCACTCCAAAGTGAGGTAAACAAATCATCAATCATCTTTTCGTCAACACTGCTAACGCTATCAAACTGCCATTTTGGCGCATTGTCTTTGTCAATCAGGCGAGACCGAACCCCCTCTTTAAATTCACCGAGCAACGCACTTTTTACCGATAAGGTCAGCTCTAGGCGAAAACAATCCTCTAGCGAAAGGTTATGGTACTGCTTTACTTGGCGATAACAGATATGGGCCGTAATGGGACTGCCAGTAACAAAGGTGTGCTTAGCGTTATCTAACCACTGACTATGGCCCTCTATCGCCATGATGCGTTGTGCAATTTGATTGATGTCCTGCCCTTTGCACGCCGCTTTAATTTGGTCAAGGTAAGGAATAATTTGTGTGGTAGGCTTGCTATCAATAACCTGCTCTTCAAGTAGTTGCAGTAAAGCACTGACAATGGACTGAGCATTCGCAGATTGCCAATCAATTTGTTTGAGTTCTTCCAGTAATGTTGGGTACTGCTGTTCAAGCAGCAGCCACTCGGCCAATCCAATAGTGACAGCGTCACTCGAATTCACCATCGCGCCTGTTAAACCGAGAAACAAACCCACTTCAGGATCAATTTCACTGAGAAACCAAGTGCCACCAACATCAGGGTATAAGCCGATATTGATTTCTGGCATGGCAAGGCGTGATGTCGGGGTGACGACTCGATGACTGGTACCCATAAAGAGTCCCATCCCACCGCCCATCACAATACCCTCACCCCAGCCGATAATCGGTTTCTTGTAGGTGTGGATGAGATAATCACATTCATATTCGAGTGAAAAATAGTCGGTACAAAACGTCGCGGTTTCTTCTTTGCTCTTGTCATGCATAACGTGATACATGGTGCGTACATCCCCGCCGGCGCAAAACGCTTTTTCTCCGGCTCCGCTTAGAACCACGCAAACCAAATGGGGATCATCTTGCCATTTCAGTAACTGGTCGTTAAGTTGTACAAGCATGTCAAATGTAAGCGCATTGAGTGATGAGGTATTGTCCAATGTCGCAATGCCAATGCGATGAATACCATCCAAACATTGCAACTCACTTATGCTAACCATCCCTGCCATGAGGCCTCCTATTGATTTTTCCAATTCGGTTTGCGTTTTTCTAAGAACGCCTGAACGCCTTCCGTTTGATCTTCGGTATCAAACAAATTAAGGAACAGCTCGCGCTCTTTAATCAGCCCATGTTTAAGTGGCGCCGAGCGCATATTTTGAATCAGTGTTTTACATGCGGAAACGGAAGATGGCGATTGGTTCGCTACCGACTCCGCAAGTTCAATGGCTTTACTTAATGCACTACCTGTTGCGACAACCTCTTCTACTAAGCCGAGTTCCATAGCTTTCGCTGCTCCAACTTGTTCCCCACATAAAATCATGCGTTTTGCCCATCCCTCACCAACCAAAGCCGTAAGATTTTGTGTACCACCAGCACAGGGTAACAACCCCACTTTAGCTTCCGGTAAAGCTAGAGTGGCCTGCGCTTCTGCGACTCTAATATCACACGCCAATGCGACCTCTAACCCTCCTCCCATCGCATAGCCATTGATAGCGGCAATCGATACGCCACGAAATGCCGAGAGCGTTTCAAAGGCCTCTCCAAACACTCGCGCCATTTCTAGTGCAACCGCTTTATCACCGCTAGCAAAGAGTTTGAGATCCGCTCCAGCAGAAAAAAATTTGTCGCCGCTTCCGGTTAAAACAAGCGCGTATACTTCTTTATCCTTGTTAAGCGTAAGCACCAACTCTTTTAGTGCTGTTAAGCTCTCTGCCGTCCATGTATTAGCAGGCGGATTATTCATCGTTACTACTGCAACATGATTTTGAATTGAGTGCAGAATCGCTTGCTGATCTGTCAATGACATAGTTCTAAATCCTTTTATCCAAGTGGGAATTAAAGTAACGCCGATTCTTGAGCAAGTAATCGCCGAGCGATAATGACACGCATAATTTCATTCGTGCCCTCTAAAATTTGGTGTACTCGAACATCTCGGAAATAGCGCTCCATTGGGTATTCTTTGATATAACCGTAACCACCATAGAGTTGCAGCGCTTGGTCACATACCTGAAAGCCCACATCCGTCGCGAAACGTTTTGCCATCGCACAATATGTACTGGCATCTGGATCCTCACGATCGAGCTTACTCGCGGCATAACGCACCAACTGACGAGCAGCAATCAGCTCTGTCGCCATATCTGCAAGTTTGAATTGCAACGCTTGGAATTGAGCAAGAGGTTGACCGAACTGTTTTCGCTCTTGCATATATTGAGTCGCTTGATTCAAGGCTTGCTGAGCCGTACCAATAGAGCAAGTCGCAATATTAATCCGGCCACCATCGAGCCCTTTCATTGCAAAGGTAAACCCTTGCCCTTCTGTACCCAGTAAACACGCTTCAGGAATCGAAACATTATCGAACGTCACTGCTCGTGTCGGTTGGCTATTCCATCCCATTTTCAGCTCTTTTCTGCCATAACTGATCCCATCCAAGTCGGCGGGCACTACAAACGCAGACACACCTTTTGCGCCGGATTGCCCCGTTCTTGCCATCACGACCAACACGTCTGTATCTCCCGCACCAGAGATAAAGGCTTTGCCTCCATTCAACACGTAATGGTCGCCTCGTTTTGCGGCCGATGTGGTGAGAGAAGCCGCATCCGAGCCTGCATTTGGCTCAGTCAAACAGTATGAACCAAGGTATTCACCCGTCATTAGTTTTGAGCAAAACTGATTTTTCACCGTATCCGTTGCGAAAGTGGCAATCATCCAAGTCACCATATTGTGGATGGTCATGAATGCTGTCGTGGATGTACACCCCATTGCAAGTTGCTCAAACACAATAGAAGCATCTAAGCGACTTAAACCGAGGCCCCCTTGTTCTTCTGGCGTGTAAAGGCTCAGGAAACCCAGATCCCCCGCTTCACGTAAGATCGCCTTTGGGAAAATCTGATTTTCATCCCACTTAGCCGCCATAGGGGATAAACGTTCAAGCGCAAATTGCTGAGCCGTGTCTGCAAACATACGCTGCTCTTCATTAAGTTCGAAATCCATTCGCCCTCCTAAAGATTTACTGGCTGCTCGTTGCGAACTGCTAGCGTAAATTGATAGTGAGATTCGGGCCGGTTGGAATGTCGTCATCAAACCATCGAGCCGTCACGGTTTTGTTTCGGTATAAAAACGCACCGCTTGTTTCCCATAGGCGTGAAGATCGCCATAAAAACTGCCTCGCCACCCCGTAAACGAGAAAAATGGCAAGGGCACAGGAATTGGAACATTGATCCCCACTTGTCCTACAAGGATCTCATGCTGATACTTTCTTGCCGCAGCACCATTCGCCGTAAAGATGGAAGTGCCATTGCCATAAGGATTTCGATTAACAAGATCAATGGCTTCTTGCAACGTCTCTACCTCAATACACACAAGCACCGGACCAAAAATTTCTTGCGTGTAGATCGACATATCCGTCGTCACTCCACTAAATAGCGTCGGACCAACCCAATTACCATCGGGAAAGCCCTCGACTTGACATTGGCTGCCGTCAAGTTCACATACGGCACCCTGGTTTTTTCCCTCTTCAATCAAACTCAATACACGTTGCTTGGCTTGTGCACTAATAAGCGGGCCATAAGCGGCAGCGTCATCATCCCACGCACCAGGGTGCACTTTCGCCATTTCTCGCTTTAAATCTGCGATCCACGCTTTTGAACTACCAACGAACACTGCAACAGAAATGGCCATGCAACGCTGTCCTGCGGCCCCAACAGATGACCCGACAAGATTATTCACCACTTGCTCTTTGTTCGCGTCTGGCATCACAACCATATGGTTTTTTGCTCCAGCAAACGCTTGAACTCGTTTAAAGCGTTGTGTAGCTGTTGTGTAGATATATTGCGCGACAGGCACAGAACCAACGAAAGAGACCGTCTGAATGTCTTGATGTTTCAATAAAAAATCGACCTGCTCTTTACGACCGTGGACAATTTGAAGAATGCCTTTTGGCGCGCCTGCTTGCTCAAATAATTCTGCCAGTCGAATTGACGTTAATGGCACTTGTTCTGATGGTTTAAGAACAAAGGCATTGCCACTTGCAATCGCAATTGGAAACATCCAAAGTGGAATCATCGCGGGGAAGTTAAATGGCGTGATCCCGCAGCACACACCTAGGGGTTGAATCAACGAGTAACTGTCGATGTCTGTTGCGACATTTTCTACGGTTTCTCCCATCAAATTACTGGCGATATTTGCAGCTTGCTCTACGACTTCGATTCCTCGCCAAACATCACCTTTTGCGTCAGCAAATATTTTTCCTGTCTCATGGGACAACAGATTGGCAAGTTCATCATGATGTTCTTTAAGCAAGTGCTGATAGCGAAGCATTAATCTTGCTCGTTCAGACACCGCGACATTTTTCCAATCATTAAACGCCGTTTTCGCACTCTCAATGGCAGCATGCATCTCCGCATTCGTTGAGCACGGCACGTATGCAATGACCTCATTCGAGGCTGGATTGGTGACTTCTAACCACTCCGAACTGAGCGATTCAACAAATTCACCATCAATAAATGAGGGAACCAAACGAGTCATAATCAAGTCCTTTTAGTTTAGCGGTATTTCGATACCAATCGCGGTGGCTTCACCGCCGCCAATACACAGTGATGCAACACCTCGCATCACTCTTTTATTCTCCGAATTGCCATCCACACCCAAAGCTTGTAGCTGACGTAAACCGTAAATGAGCGTGACTAATATACGCGCTCCGCTTGCTCCAATCGGATGGCCTAGCGCACATGCGCCGCCTTTAATATTGACGCTGTCTTTATCTAACCCTAAATGCTGTACTGCGATTTGGGTGACAACGGCGAATGCCTCGTTGATCTCCCAAAGATCCACTTCATCCACGGACCAGTCCAATTGAGACAACAATTGCTCAATGGCAAACACGGGGGCAAGCGTAAATTCTGGCGGTTTTCGAGCATGAGTGGTGTGGCCTTTAATGACCGCCAGTGGTGTTAAACCTTGATGACGAGCCGTTTCCGAATCCATTAATACCAATGCCGCAGCACCATCAGAGATCGCACTTGAATTCGCCGCCGTTATAGAGCCTTGTTTATCAAATGCTGGTTTGAGTTTCGGTATTTTTTCTAGCTGAATTGAACGAGGATGTTCATCGTAATCCAGTGTTAATTTGTGGCGACGAGTATCAACTTCTATTGGTGCGATTTCATCAGAAAAGAGGCTTTTTTGCTGCGCTTCTAGCGCTCGGGTCGCAGACATTGTTGCCCACTCGTCCATTTCCTCGCGAGTAAATTTCGAGCTATCTGCGGTCTTTTGTGCATACACGCCCATTAAGTGTCCATCATAGGCATCCTGCAAACCGTCAAGGAACATATGGTCGTAAGTGGAGTGATGCCCTATGCGCATGCCATTTCGTGCGTTTGTAAGCAAATACGGGGCATTGGTCATACTTTCCATCCCCCCGGCGACGGCAGAGCGAATCGTCCCCGCTTTGATCAAATCATGTGCCAACATTACGCTCTTCATGCCGGAACCACAGACTTTATTAATGGTCGTGCAGCCTGTCGTAAACGGTAAGTTTGCGGCTAAAGCTGCTTGTCTAGCCGGTGCCTGACCACATCCTGCAGGTAACACGCAACCCATAAAGACCTCATCGACTTGAGCAATGCCGACCGAGTCCAAAGCAGCATCAATCGCCATGCCCCCTAACTGAGGCGCAGAATAGCTTTCCAGCAGACCTTGAAATGCACCTATTGGCGTTCTTTTCGCACTGACAATCCAGATGTCGTTTTCCATGATGTCGTCCTTACTGACGATGAATCACAGCTCACTAATCTATTCCTCACACCTGCTACCACGGTTGTTGAGCATGTTCAATGCACAACTACCAGCCTCTTATAAAGCGACGAATTTTCGCACTGTGATTTCTTGACGTTTACGTAAGCATAGCACTAACATTTACGTTAACGTAAAGAAACACATTAATAACAAAATAAATCCACGCTCTTGCCTTGTGTCGACATCGTTTAGAAAGTCGTCCAAAGGGAACGAAAACCGTTATGAAGCCAAAATTTTAGTGAAAGGGAATCGCCAAGTGGAAAGATTTAAGATTAGTGAACTCGCTAAGGAGTTCGACATTACCACGCGAAGCATTCGGTTTTATGAGGACGTTGGTCTGATTGAACCGGAGCGAAAAGGCAACATTCGTGTCTATCAACGCAGAGATAAAATTCGCTTAAAGCTGATTTTAAGGGGTAAACGTTTGGGGTTTTCTCTCGCAGAAATCCGCGAACTCTTTGAGCTTTATGATACTCAACAAACCGATGGTCAGTTAATTAAGATGCTCACTATCATTGACGAAAAACAAGCCCAATTACAACAACAGTTGGACGACATTGGCGCAGTTATGGGCGAATTGGATGCGGCAAAAATACGTTGTGAGCAAGCGCTACGCAGCGATCAGTAGTCAGTAGTCAGTAGTCAGTAGTCAGTAGTCAGTAGTCAGTAGTCAGTAGTCAGTAGTCACTTTCTAAATAAACATATAAAAACCACCACAAACAATAGCAACGCACGTTTAGCCCAAGCAGTGTAAACCGGCTTTTTCACGACCGAACTTTTACAAGGAAACGTTATGAAAACGAGTTATACCCCACTTAATTTTGGGCTTGGTGAAACGCTTGATATGCTCCGAGAACACGTCAATGCATTCGCCACAAAGCACATCGCTCCTATTGCCGCAGAAATAGACCACAACAATCAGTTTCCAAATCACCTTTGGCCTCTATTTGGTGAAATGGGTTTGCTTGGTGTAACCGTCGATGAAGAGCATGGTGGTGCGGGTATGGGGTATCTCGCCCACGTTATCGCGATGGAAGAGATCAGCCGTGCTTCTGCGTCTGTGGCACTCAGTTATGGCGCGCATTCCAATCTTTGTGTAAACCAAATTTATCGAAATGGCACCCAAAGCCAACGTGAAAAGTACCTACCTAAACTGATTGATGGTTCTCACGTTGGCGCACTTGCCATGAGTGAGCCCAACTCCGGCTCTGACGTGGTCAGTATGCAATTACGAGCCGAGGACAAAGGCGACCACTTTGAGCTCAATGGCAGCAAAATGTGGATCACAAACGGCCCCGACGCTGACACGCTCGTGGTCTACGCCAAAACCGATCCAAGCGCCGCCTCCCATGGCATCACCGCATTTATTATCGAACGAGATTTTGAGGGATTTAGCCACGCACAGAAACTCGACAAACTGGGCATGCGAGGTTCCAACACCTGTGAATTGGTATTCAAAAACTGCCTCGTCCCGAAAGAAAGCGTACTAGGCAAGCTTAATCATGGCATCGAAGTATTAATGAGCGGACTCGACTACGAGCGTGTCGTACTCGCCGCAGGGCCGCTGGGAATTATGCAAGCTTGTATGGATGAAGTCGTTCCTTATGTACACGACCGAAAACAGTTTGGGAAATCAATTGGTGAATTCCAATTGGTACAAGGCAAACTTGCCGACATGTATTCTCGAATGAATGCCGCGAAAGCCTACGTTTATACGGTTGCTGCGGCGTGTGACCGAGGTGAATGTACTCGTAAAGACGCCGCAGGTGTGATCCTCTACAGCGCAGAATTGGCAACACAAATGGCATTAGATGCGATTCAATTACTGGGCGGCAATGGTTACATCAATGAATATGCTACAGGGCGTTTATTGCGTGACGCAAAGCTATACGAGATTGGTGCGGGCACCTCGGAAATTCGTCGCATGTTGATTGGGCGAGAACTGTTTGAAGAATCCCGCTAACCCACTGACAAGGAAGTCATCATGGCCATCATTAAAAGTAAAATTAAGCCAACTGACGAGCTATTTCAAAATAACAAAGCCGTCATGACGGATTTAGTACATAACCTCGAGGCTAACATCAAAGTGATAAAGCAAGGTGGCGGTCAAAAAGCTATTGATCGTCAAAGGCTCAAAGGTAAGCTTCCGGTACGAGAACGCGTGTTACATTTGCTCGATGAAGACAGTGCGTTTCTGGAAGTTGGACAATTTGCCGCATGGAATGTGTACGATGAAGCTATCCCGTGTGCAGGCGTCGTAGCAGGAATAGGCACAATAAGTGGGATTCAATGCATGGTCATCGCCAATGATCCATCGGTAAAAGGCGGTACCTATTATCCGCTCACGGTGAAAAAGCACTTGCGAGCCCAAGAGATCGCCCAACGCTGTCGCTTACCTTGTGTCTATCTGGTTGATTCTGGAGGTGCAAACCTTCCTCATCAAGCCGAAGTCTTTCCTGATAAAGAACACTTCGGCCGAATCTTCTTCAATCAAGCGCGTATGTCTGCACAGGGCATCGCTCAGGTCGCAGTCGTAATGGGGTTATGTACTGCCGGTGGCGCTTATGTACCTGCGATGGCAGATGTCTCGATTATGGTAAAAGAGCAAGGCACCATTTTTCTTGCCGGCCCTCCGTTAGTCAAAGCCGCGACAGGTGAAGTCGTCACCGATGAAGAGCTCGGT
This genomic interval carries:
- a CDS encoding acetyl-CoA C-acyltransferase, with the protein product MENDIWIVSAKRTPIGAFQGLLESYSAPQLGGMAIDAALDSVGIAQVDEVFMGCVLPAGCGQAPARQAALAANLPFTTGCTTINKVCGSGMKSVMLAHDLIKAGTIRSAVAGGMESMTNAPYLLTNARNGMRIGHHSTYDHMFLDGLQDAYDGHLMGVYAQKTADSSKFTREEMDEWATMSATRALEAQQKSLFSDEIAPIEVDTRRHKLTLDYDEHPRSIQLEKIPKLKPAFDKQGSITAANSSAISDGAAALVLMDSETARHQGLTPLAVIKGHTTHARKPPEFTLAPVFAIEQLLSQLDWSVDEVDLWEINEAFAVVTQIAVQHLGLDKDSVNIKGGACALGHPIGASGARILVTLIYGLRQLQALGVDGNSENKRVMRGVASLCIGGGEATAIGIEIPLN
- a CDS encoding MerR family transcriptional regulator encodes the protein MERFKISELAKEFDITTRSIRFYEDVGLIEPERKGNIRVYQRRDKIRLKLILRGKRLGFSLAEIRELFELYDTQQTDGQLIKMLTIIDEKQAQLQQQLDDIGAVMGELDAAKIRCEQALRSDQ
- a CDS encoding acyl-CoA dehydrogenase family protein, with amino-acid sequence MDFELNEEQRMFADTAQQFALERLSPMAAKWDENQIFPKAILREAGDLGFLSLYTPEEQGGLGLSRLDASIVFEQLAMGCTSTTAFMTIHNMVTWMIATFATDTVKNQFCSKLMTGEYLGSYCLTEPNAGSDAASLTTSAAKRGDHYVLNGGKAFISGAGDTDVLVVMARTGQSGAKGVSAFVVPADLDGISYGRKELKMGWNSQPTRAVTFDNVSIPEACLLGTEGQGFTFAMKGLDGGRINIATCSIGTAQQALNQATQYMQERKQFGQPLAQFQALQFKLADMATELIAARQLVRYAASKLDREDPDASTYCAMAKRFATDVGFQVCDQALQLYGGYGYIKEYPMERYFRDVRVHQILEGTNEIMRVIIARRLLAQESALL
- a CDS encoding enoyl-CoA hydratase, producing MSLTDQQAILHSIQNHVAVVTMNNPPANTWTAESLTALKELVLTLNKDKEVYALVLTGSGDKFFSAGADLKLFASGDKAVALEMARVFGEAFETLSAFRGVSIAAINGYAMGGGLEVALACDIRVAEAQATLALPEAKVGLLPCAGGTQNLTALVGEGWAKRMILCGEQVGAAKAMELGLVEEVVATGSALSKAIELAESVANQSPSSVSACKTLIQNMRSAPLKHGLIKERELFLNLFDTEDQTEGVQAFLEKRKPNWKNQ
- a CDS encoding isovaleryl-CoA dehydrogenase; the encoded protein is MKTSYTPLNFGLGETLDMLREHVNAFATKHIAPIAAEIDHNNQFPNHLWPLFGEMGLLGVTVDEEHGGAGMGYLAHVIAMEEISRASASVALSYGAHSNLCVNQIYRNGTQSQREKYLPKLIDGSHVGALAMSEPNSGSDVVSMQLRAEDKGDHFELNGSKMWITNGPDADTLVVYAKTDPSAASHGITAFIIERDFEGFSHAQKLDKLGMRGSNTCELVFKNCLVPKESVLGKLNHGIEVLMSGLDYERVVLAAGPLGIMQACMDEVVPYVHDRKQFGKSIGEFQLVQGKLADMYSRMNAAKAYVYTVAAACDRGECTRKDAAGVILYSAELATQMALDAIQLLGGNGYINEYATGRLLRDAKLYEIGAGTSEIRRMLIGRELFEESR